The DNA window ttactaacttattttttatacgtgctatttcatttttgtaatattgcCAGTCTGACGTGTACCGGTATAGCAGCAGGTTCTATCCCTGGTGCGCGGTGGGTAAAAGCTTTAGCGAGTTTAGCTTTGCCAATAACCTAGTGTGTAGAGGCGGGCGTGGGTGTGGTGGGGCGGCAGCGGGGCGGCGCTGGGCGGAACACAGCGGaggtgcggcgcgcgcgcactgTGAGCTCGCACGCGCCCCGACGCACACGCACGTGCACGCATGAAGACCGAGGACCAGACCACCGAGGAGgcggcgcgccgcccgcccgccaCCAGGCGACAGGAGAAGCCACCCTACTCCTATATCGCCCTCATAGTTATGGCAATTCGCCACTCGCCCAACAAAAGGCTGACGCTTAGTGAGATCTATGCGTTTTTGCAACAACAGTTCCCGTTTTTCCGCAGTTCCTATCAGGGCTGGAAGAATTCCGTTCGGCATAACTTAAGCTTAAACGAATGTTTCGTGAAGTTGCCCAAGGGGCTGGGTAGGCCGGGGAAGGGTCATTATTGGACAATAGATCCGTCTTCAGAGTTTATGTTTGAGGAGGGTTCGTTCAGAAGAAGGCCGCGTGGCTTTCGGCGCAAGTGTCAGGCTTTAAAGCCTCAGTTCGGGAGCGGAAGTTACCTTTGCGGAGGAGGTGTGCCGTCACTGCCACCGTCTCAGGCGTCGGGGTACGAGTTGGCCGGTGGAAGCGGCGCGGGTGCGGGTAGCAGTGGCTCCATCGACTACGGAGCTTGTGCCTACTCGCACGCGAGTTCTGGCCAGCAGCTGGCGTACGGCGGCGAGTACTGCGCATACGGGGCCATCAACGAGCGCGAGTGGCCGCTGGCGTACGGCGGCGTGGAGCCCGGCTACCGGCCGCCGCCGgcctcgccgccgccgcaccaCGAGCTGCCGGACCTCATACCCAACTACCAGTACGCCGTTGCCAACGACCATGGTGAGTCAGCGTTACAACTTTCATATCTATTCTTTTCTATATCTAACTTTTAGAGCCTTTAAACTCTGATTAAGACTAGTTTGGCTTTCCGATGCCTGACCAAAGATATTATGTAGTTTGAAAGGTTGGTATATAGCCTAACCCTTTTGAATTTGCAGTAATTATTTCCCATCCTAATTATGTTGTTCAGttctgaattgttttatttacaaattaaggATGAtcataaagttattgttttttaagcaCGTTTGAATTATACATCTGCATTGATGTATGCAGATCTACGGCAAACTGAATAGGGAGATAATAATTTAGAAGCACTATCAGGTTACttaataatttgtatgtttttagatttaattaattttaaaagatttaattaaaattctaccAAAGGTTCCATCTTAACAAGTGACAAAGAAAATTACTGGTTTTTGTTGCGTAGACCGCGTAGCCTTCCGCGTAGCACTCATACATTGTAAGTTACGTCGAATATACCTGGTTTTCTCTCTTCCATGAATATTGAGGCTCTAATAGAAATCAAAGCTTTGATTATAGTAAAGCAGATAAGAGTATTGTAATAACAGTGTGGTTTATTGTAACATTCTAATAATTctttcgaataaataaataaattaaaattatacgcaAAAATTTTCGTATACTTCATCCTAGTACATTATTAAATCTTCatttcaaaaaatttaattttcgaatTGTTATTGCTTTTAACTTACATGaacgaaaacaatatttctgtgTCCGTCGGATGGTTTGtgaataattttgaatactttttttgacTGTGATAAAGCTTCAAGCAAGCACAAATT is part of the Trichoplusia ni isolate ovarian cell line Hi5 chromosome 7, tn1, whole genome shotgun sequence genome and encodes:
- the LOC113495766 gene encoding forkhead box protein F1-B-like, whose amino-acid sequence is MKTEDQTTEEAARRPPATRRQEKPPYSYIALIVMAIRHSPNKRLTLSEIYAFLQQQFPFFRSSYQGWKNSVRHNLSLNECFVKLPKGLGRPGKGHYWTIDPSSEFMFEEGSFRRRPRGFRRKCQALKPQFGSGSYLCGGGVPSLPPSQASGYELAGGSGAGAGSSGSIDYGACAYSHASSGQQLAYGGEYCAYGAINEREWPLAYGGVEPGYRPPPASPPPHHELPDLIPNYQYAVANDHGTTPMFAGMRGVHGQMLSGGSSISGLGSFGLPSPLPALPPDRKVYSTPPPTPLPTLPSSASVPTPGPPPSSSSTVHTYYQ